CGGAGGGTTATTGATTTTACTGGGGGTGGTTTTCACGATGACCAGAAAATCAGGTTAGTAGTGATCCGTAAAGGGCTTGTGATGATTTGAATTTATATCACAATTCAGGTTATAATTTTACTGACAGATATTTTGGCGAATTTAGGTTTGGGGGAGGAAATTAACAGGATTTATAGAATATTTAAGTTAGTGTAAGCATGATTAGAAATTCAAATATGTTTAGATTCTAGACGGCCAGCAATGCCATTGTAAAACCCAGCATTATTCCTGCGAGTATTTCGAAGGGAGTATGACCTACCAGCTCATGAAGATTTTTTCTTATTTGATCTTTATCTTCTTCCAGACGGGCAGGATCGAATTCTTTCAGCAGTTTATTTAGAATTTTGGCCTGCTCACCAACTGATCTTCTAACCCCGCCTGAATCGTAAATGGTAATCAATGAAAAAACCGCGGATACAGCAAAAATATCTGAATTGAATCCCTGCTGCAGACCTACCAGGACTGATAAGCAGGTAACGAAAGCTGAATGAGAGCTGGGCATACCTCCTGATTCAAAAAATCTGCTTATGCTGGGGGGAAAAACTGTGAAGATTTTAATGAACTGAGCTAAAATCAATGTTAATAGTGAAATAGTTAGTATATACATTATCCTAAGGTCCCTCCCATTTTAAAATTATTTTAGCATTTTCAGGTGAGTTGAACTTTTCTTGAGGGAAAGCTATTTTTACTTTATTATAACTGCTTAAAAAAAGCAAGCCATGTTAATAAATTTAAGAAGGTGCAGGTGTAACAAAGATGAGGCCAGCTGATCCCATAGAGTATTTTAATTCATTTCCATTGTTTGGGCAGGAAGAAGGATTCAAACCCGGACTTGAGAGGGTTGAATTGCTCTTAAGAGAACTTGATTACAATTACAGGTCTGTAAATTATATTCATGTGGCCGGCAGCAATGGTAAAGGCTCAACGATTGCCATGCTGGAAAGCATTTATTTATCTTCAGGATATTCAGTTGGCAGATTTATTTCGCCTCATATCGAAGATTTTGAGGAGAGAATTAGATTCGATGGTGAGAATATATCTAGCAGTGAACTTTCGCTGCTGGCGGAAAAAATAGATGAAGTTGTCTCCTGTGAGAGGTTTTGGAAGGATATTGGCAGGCCTACTTTTTTTGAAGTGCTCACAGCAGCAGCTTTGTTACATTTTTCTTATAAACAGCCGGATATTGCTATCCTGGAGACAGGTTTGGGGGGCAGGCTTGATGCAACAAATGTCATTAAATCTCCGCTTGCCTGTGTCATAACAAATATAGATTATGAACATACAGAACACCTGGGTGAAACTTTGCAGGAAATAGCAGCTGAAAAAGCAGGTATCATAAAGCCTGGGGCTGTGGTTATAACAGGAGAGTCAAAAAAAGGAGCTTTAGATACGATTACAGAAAAATCTTCGAAAGAGGGGGCTCCGCTTTTTTTAAGCGAAGACTATTTTGAAATCAGTAACTGGCAGGAAAATCTTAATCATCAAAAATTTGATCTGATTCGAGGCGGAGACAGCTATTCTTTTGAGCTGGAACTGATGGGGAAATATCAGTTAAAAAATGCTTCTGTGGCCTGTACTACCGTCAAAGCACTCGATTTTGTTTTTCCTGTTACAGCTGATGAGATGGAGGAGGGACTGAGAGAAGTTAGCTGGCCCGGGCGATTGGAAGTGCTGAGGTCTGATCCTCCTTTGATAGTTGATGGCAGTCATACACCTGCCGGAATTAGATTTCTCAAAGGATTCATCAACAGAAATTTTTCGAGTTTAGAGCAGGCTACCATTATTTTATCGGTTCTGCAGGACAAGAGAATAATGGAAATGCTGGAAGTGATCAGGAATATTGATATTAATCTTAAAATAGTCATGACCTCTAGTTCTTCTCAAAGAGCTTTACAGGCAGAGGACTTCATTGAAAAACCCTATGATAAATTGACTGTATCTGAACATGAAAGCCTTATTGAAACTATTGAGGAACATTTGAAACAGCAGGGAAATCATGAGCTTGTATGTATTACAGGTTCTCTTTACAGCGTTCTTGAGATCAAAAATGCTTTTCGAAAAAATTTAATCCAGATTGATGAGGGGGCTCAATAAATGAGATTTCTCCCCGGCCAGGAAGAAGGAGCTTTAAAATTTGTCGCACTTTTATTGATAGTTTCACTCGCAGCTGTATATGCAGGTTTCAGAATTGGAAACACATTTTTTGCCAGACGGATGGGCGGCGAGGAGACAGTAGAGGTTGAAGAGGGCACTGTACCTCCAGAGGAAGACTTTGAAGAAGATGTCATGGAGCAGACTGAGGACGAAGATTTGATCGATCTGGAAGAGGCTCCTGAAACAGAAGAAGATATTCAGGAAGGTATAGAGGAAGATGATGCTCCAGAAGATATCGAAATAGATAGAGAAGCCAATTTTCTCGTGCAGGTGGGAGCATTTGGTTATGAAGAAAGCGCTGAAGAAAAGGCAGAGGAGTTGAGAGAAAATGGGTATCCTGCCTTTGTATCCAGCAGGGAACCTTATAGAGTTCAGGTCGTAGGTGGAGATACTCGAGAGGAGGCTGAAGAATTGGCCGATCAATTGATCGAAGAGGGATATGAAGCCTTCGTGCACGGACAGTAAATACACTGAATTTCAATCGAGGATTTAGTTTTTAATTCATTATTTAAAGAGGTGATAGGATGCTCGGCTTATTTAAAAATAAGACAAAAGGTGTTCATCCTCCAGAAAATAAGCATCTCAGTGCCGACAGTCAGCTGGAAAAGCCATCGCCGCCAGAAGAAGTAGCTGTGCCGATTCAGCAGCATATAGGGGCGCCTTTAGAACTCATGATTGAGAAAGGTGATGAAGTTAAAAAGGGCCAGAAATTGGCTGATAGTGAAGCTTTTGTGTCCGCCCCAGTTCACGCAACAATCAGTGGAGAAGTTAAATCAATAGAAAAAGTAGCCACTCCCTCAGGGGAAAAAGTTACTGCTGTAAGAATTACAGCTTCAGATTCAGATCAGCAGGAGGGCTTCTCCAAAATTGAGGTTGATGATTTTGATTCTGAAAACCCTTCCCCGTCAGCAATAAGAAATTGTGTTAGGGAAGCAGGCATCGCGGGGATGGGAGGAGCAATGTTTCCCACACATGTAAAATTATCTGTTCCTGAGGATAAGGAAATCGATCATTTCATCCTTAATGGAGCTGAATGTGAACCTTATTTGACTGTGGATCACCGCATGATGGTTGAAAAAAGCAAAAAAATACTCAGAGGTTTTGAACTTCTGATGAAAGCAGTAGAAGTTGAGAAGGGCATAATAGCTATAGAAGAAAACAAGCCTGATGCGATAAAGACCATGAGAAACCTGGTATCTGATAAAAAAGAGATAAAGGTGGAAGTTTTACCCAGCAAATATCCTCAGGGCGGAGAAACAGTATTAATAAAAACCCTCCTGAACCGGGAGGTCCCTGTTGATGGTCTGCCTTTAGATGTGGGAGTTATTGTTAACAATGTAGCAACAGCCTCTGCAGTTGCAGATGCAGTAGATCGAAGAAAACCCATGATAGAAAGACCACTAACTGTCACCGGAAAAGGAGTGAATAATCCCGGCAACTACATTGTCCCCATAGGTACCCCCATAAATGAGATCATCAGTCTGGCCGGAGTCTATGCTGAAGGCCCGGGGAAAGTTATAGCCGGAGGTCCTATGCTGGGAAAATCCATAGCTGAAATACAGGCTCCTGTAGTTAAGGGAACAAGTGGTGTTTTGGTTCTTCGAAAAGAAGAGGTAGAAAAATACGATCCTGATCCCTGTATAAAGTGTGCAAGGTGCGTAGATGCCTGTCCCTGTGATTTGATGCCGCTAAACCTGTCCAAATATGCCAGAAAAGAAAAAGTGGAAAAACTGGATGAATATAAGGTGAG
This DNA window, taken from Halarsenatibacter silvermanii, encodes the following:
- a CDS encoding divergent PAP2 family protein, whose translation is MYILTISLLTLILAQFIKIFTVFPPSISRFFESGGMPSSHSAFVTCLSVLVGLQQGFNSDIFAVSAVFSLITIYDSGGVRRSVGEQAKILNKLLKEFDPARLEEDKDQIRKNLHELVGHTPFEILAGIMLGFTMALLAV
- a CDS encoding SPOR domain-containing protein, which codes for MRFLPGQEEGALKFVALLLIVSLAAVYAGFRIGNTFFARRMGGEETVEVEEGTVPPEEDFEEDVMEQTEDEDLIDLEEAPETEEDIQEGIEEDDAPEDIEIDREANFLVQVGAFGYEESAEEKAEELRENGYPAFVSSREPYRVQVVGGDTREEAEELADQLIEEGYEAFVHGQ
- the rsxC gene encoding electron transport complex subunit RsxC; translation: MLGLFKNKTKGVHPPENKHLSADSQLEKPSPPEEVAVPIQQHIGAPLELMIEKGDEVKKGQKLADSEAFVSAPVHATISGEVKSIEKVATPSGEKVTAVRITASDSDQQEGFSKIEVDDFDSENPSPSAIRNCVREAGIAGMGGAMFPTHVKLSVPEDKEIDHFILNGAECEPYLTVDHRMMVEKSKKILRGFELLMKAVEVEKGIIAIEENKPDAIKTMRNLVSDKKEIKVEVLPSKYPQGGETVLIKTLLNREVPVDGLPLDVGVIVNNVATASAVADAVDRRKPMIERPLTVTGKGVNNPGNYIVPIGTPINEIISLAGVYAEGPGKVIAGGPMLGKSIAEIQAPVVKGTSGVLVLRKEEVEKYDPDPCIKCARCVDACPCDLMPLNLSKYARKEKVEKLDEYKVSNCIECGSCSYICPAQRPLVHYIRLGKAQLNEQQQSE
- a CDS encoding bifunctional folylpolyglutamate synthase/dihydrofolate synthase, whose protein sequence is MRPADPIEYFNSFPLFGQEEGFKPGLERVELLLRELDYNYRSVNYIHVAGSNGKGSTIAMLESIYLSSGYSVGRFISPHIEDFEERIRFDGENISSSELSLLAEKIDEVVSCERFWKDIGRPTFFEVLTAAALLHFSYKQPDIAILETGLGGRLDATNVIKSPLACVITNIDYEHTEHLGETLQEIAAEKAGIIKPGAVVITGESKKGALDTITEKSSKEGAPLFLSEDYFEISNWQENLNHQKFDLIRGGDSYSFELELMGKYQLKNASVACTTVKALDFVFPVTADEMEEGLREVSWPGRLEVLRSDPPLIVDGSHTPAGIRFLKGFINRNFSSLEQATIILSVLQDKRIMEMLEVIRNIDINLKIVMTSSSSQRALQAEDFIEKPYDKLTVSEHESLIETIEEHLKQQGNHELVCITGSLYSVLEIKNAFRKNLIQIDEGAQ